The following proteins come from a genomic window of Methanosarcina sp. MTP4:
- the trpE gene encoding anthranilate synthase component I has protein sequence MFSFDLGKEGFEKLVSGLEKPAIIQLLAKVDSAMIRNLTPLQLYRTLKRTQDAGQQETGKQGTGKQGKGQGKGQGKDQSADKGADKSEGCPGYSYMLESVEKEKTKARYSFVGSDPDAVLTIKDREISVELLKKEASGLFEQVRKEITEGCRDPETGENTIRAAVPPGKDLFDALRLAFPTADGIGLLNSKRFDRQTFLGGAIGFTAYDAIYDSWLDTGKGFESDVPELQYLLVSKSFVFDHLKGDIYIVLTPFIRPGSDPEALYGQAVSEAKKLYTLLEKAVREEGKEKEEGKEKEEGKEKEEGKEKEEEEEEEEEGSEENFMESPASISRTSPPTPVPGVEESERAGFEAAVLQAKEHIFAGDIFQVVLSRKREFQLKESPFELYTRLRAINPSPYMYLFEFGDLAIVGASPETLLTVHERTVITNPIAGTCPRGKTGAEDEELAARMLGDEKERAEHVMLVDLGRNDVRMVAESGSVKVSDFMKVLKYSHVQHIESTVSGKLRPECDQFDAFRAVFPAGTLSGAPKIRAMEIISELENSPRGVYGGGVGYYSWNGDADFAIVIRTVLVRGKLASVQAGAGIVADSDPAYEFRETERKMAAMLRAIEEGA, from the coding sequence ATGTTTTCCTTTGACCTTGGAAAAGAAGGATTCGAAAAGCTTGTCTCAGGGCTGGAAAAGCCCGCCATCATCCAGCTCCTGGCAAAAGTGGACTCAGCCATGATCCGAAACCTCACCCCCCTGCAGCTTTACAGGACTCTGAAGAGGACACAGGACGCAGGCCAGCAGGAAACAGGAAAGCAGGGGACAGGAAAGCAGGGCAAAGGCCAGGGCAAAGGCCAGGGCAAAGACCAGAGTGCAGACAAGGGTGCAGACAAGAGCGAAGGCTGCCCGGGCTACTCTTACATGCTGGAATCCGTGGAAAAAGAAAAGACAAAGGCAAGGTACTCCTTTGTAGGAAGCGACCCTGACGCCGTGCTGACCATAAAAGACAGGGAAATCAGTGTCGAACTCCTGAAAAAGGAAGCTTCCGGCCTTTTCGAGCAGGTCCGTAAGGAAATCACGGAAGGTTGCAGAGATCCGGAAACGGGAGAAAATACCATCAGGGCAGCAGTCCCACCCGGAAAAGACCTCTTCGATGCCCTCCGCCTTGCTTTTCCCACAGCAGACGGGATAGGCCTTTTGAATTCGAAACGTTTTGACAGGCAGACCTTCCTGGGAGGTGCAATCGGCTTTACGGCCTATGATGCAATCTATGACAGCTGGTTAGACACCGGGAAAGGTTTCGAGTCCGATGTTCCCGAACTTCAGTACCTGCTGGTTTCCAAAAGTTTTGTCTTCGACCACCTGAAAGGAGACATCTACATCGTGCTCACACCCTTCATAAGGCCCGGCTCAGACCCGGAAGCCCTTTACGGACAGGCAGTTTCAGAGGCAAAAAAACTGTACACCCTGCTTGAAAAAGCAGTGAGGGAAGAAGGAAAAGAAAAGGAAGAAGGAAAAGAAAAGGAAGAAGGAAAAGAAAAGGAAGAAGGAAAAGAAAAGGAAGAAGAAGAAGAAGAAGAAGAAGAAGGTAGCGAAGAAAACTTTATGGAAAGCCCCGCCTCAATTTCAAGAACTTCACCCCCTACCCCGGTTCCCGGTGTGGAAGAGTCGGAAAGAGCAGGGTTTGAAGCGGCGGTGCTCCAGGCAAAGGAACACATTTTTGCCGGGGACATCTTCCAGGTTGTACTTTCCAGAAAGCGGGAGTTTCAGCTTAAAGAGTCGCCTTTCGAACTCTATACCCGGCTCAGGGCAATCAACCCGAGCCCCTACATGTACCTCTTCGAGTTCGGAGACCTGGCAATCGTCGGGGCAAGCCCCGAGACCCTGCTTACCGTGCACGAACGGACCGTAATCACAAACCCTATAGCAGGCACCTGTCCCAGAGGAAAGACCGGAGCCGAAGATGAGGAACTGGCAGCCCGGATGCTCGGGGATGAAAAGGAAAGGGCCGAGCACGTAATGCTGGTGGACCTGGGGCGAAATGACGTCCGGATGGTTGCGGAAAGCGGTTCGGTTAAGGTTTCCGATTTCATGAAGGTCCTGAAATATTCCCATGTCCAGCATATCGAAAGTACGGTTTCGGGAAAACTAAGGCCCGAATGTGACCAGTTCGATGCCTTCAGGGCGGTTTTTCCCGCAGGGACTCTCTCCGGAGCCCCGAAAATCCGGGCTATGGAGATCATTTCCGAACTCGAAAACTCCCCCAGGGGTGTCTACGGAGGCGGAGTCGGCTACTACAGCTGGAACGGGGACGCGGACTTTGCAATCGTTATCCGGACCGTGCTTGTCCGGGGAAAGCTTGCTTCCGTGCAGGCAGGAGCCGGCATTGTTGCGGATTCGGACCCGGCATACGAGTTCCGGGAGACCGAAAGGAAAATGGCTGCCATGCTAAGGGCTATAGAAGAGGGAGCCTGA
- a CDS encoding phosphoribosylanthranilate isomerase — protein MKKSLKNPNPETQPKTRPKTRVKICGLRTPEDIEVAERAGADAVGFITEVPVESPRKLEAGTAASLVAKVPKCLDSVMVIMPENANQALSLIEKVRPDIVQVHSGLPLPELEILRENTDLPIIKALSVPAGLGASKLRNLAKRLLEEVRELEESGTVDSVLLDSGLAGKNGGTGCVHDWALSRQIAEESRLPLVLAGGLKPENVREAIRTVSPYAVDTASGVESGGKKDALKIRSFIQEVRCADVFL, from the coding sequence ATGAAAAAAAGCTTGAAAAACCCAAATCCAGAGACCCAGCCAAAGACCCGGCCAAAGACCCGGGTAAAGATTTGCGGGCTTCGCACCCCCGAGGATATCGAAGTTGCGGAAAGGGCAGGGGCTGATGCGGTGGGTTTTATCACTGAAGTCCCGGTGGAAAGCCCCAGGAAACTGGAAGCCGGAACCGCAGCATCCCTGGTCGCAAAAGTCCCCAAATGCCTGGACTCCGTAATGGTCATCATGCCTGAAAACGCAAACCAGGCCCTGTCCCTCATTGAAAAAGTCCGGCCCGACATCGTGCAGGTCCATTCCGGGCTTCCCCTCCCTGAACTGGAAATCTTAAGGGAAAATACGGATCTCCCGATCATAAAAGCCCTCTCCGTGCCTGCAGGCCTGGGGGCTTCAAAGCTCCGGAACCTTGCCAAGCGGCTCCTTGAGGAGGTCCGTGAGCTGGAAGAAAGCGGAACTGTGGACAGTGTGCTCCTGGACTCGGGGCTTGCCGGGAAAAACGGAGGCACCGGCTGTGTCCACGACTGGGCTCTGAGCCGGCAAATTGCCGAAGAAAGCCGTCTTCCCCTGGTCCTGGCCGGAGGGTTGAAACCTGAAAACGTGCGGGAGGCGATAAGGACCGTATCCCCCTATGCGGTTGACACGGCCTCGGGGGTCGAAAGCGGAGGAAAAAAAGATGCTCTGAAAATCCGGAGCTTTATTCAAGAAGTGAGGTGCGCCGATGTTTTCCTTTGA
- the trpD gene encoding anthranilate phosphoribosyltransferase, translating to MQAYIKKLQEGRDLRPEEAEDALSQILSTAEDEEIGEFLLALRAKGEKPEEIAGFVKGMKKAANTIRPDLPFRLVDVVGTGGDKLNTINVSTAAAIITAAAGVPVAKHGNRAVTSMAGSSDVLDALGIKVNLPPENVQRTIEEIGIGFMFAPVFHPAMKRVAGVRKKLGVRTVFNILGPLTNPAGAKGQVVGVFDKKLCEPLARALKELGSEHALVVHGDGMDEISNISETFVAELKNGEVSTYTLTPEALGMLRAKPEDIEGGSPKENARDLLCIFKGQMGPKRDLVILNAAAALYVSGIVGSIRQAIPIAEDAIDSGKVMVKFNQFKTFTAELHEQGKKRSTLEETLMPASGTPSLSPASGEKA from the coding sequence ATGCAGGCATACATAAAAAAGTTGCAGGAAGGCAGGGATCTCAGGCCTGAGGAGGCGGAAGACGCGCTCAGCCAGATCCTGAGCACGGCGGAAGACGAGGAAATCGGGGAGTTCCTGCTGGCTCTCCGGGCCAAAGGGGAAAAGCCCGAGGAAATCGCGGGTTTTGTAAAGGGCATGAAAAAAGCCGCCAACACAATCCGGCCTGACCTGCCTTTCAGGCTTGTGGACGTTGTAGGGACCGGCGGGGATAAGCTGAACACGATCAACGTCTCGACGGCAGCCGCAATCATAACTGCTGCCGCAGGGGTCCCGGTTGCAAAGCACGGGAACCGGGCAGTCACTTCCATGGCCGGGAGTTCCGACGTGCTCGACGCTCTCGGGATCAAGGTGAACCTTCCTCCCGAAAATGTCCAGAGGACCATTGAGGAAATCGGGATAGGGTTCATGTTTGCCCCGGTCTTCCACCCGGCAATGAAACGGGTTGCAGGTGTCCGGAAGAAACTTGGGGTCAGGACGGTCTTCAACATCCTGGGCCCCCTGACCAACCCGGCAGGGGCGAAAGGGCAGGTTGTGGGGGTCTTTGATAAAAAGCTCTGTGAACCCCTTGCCCGGGCCCTGAAGGAACTCGGGTCCGAACACGCCCTTGTGGTGCACGGGGACGGGATGGACGAGATCTCAAACATAAGTGAAACCTTTGTTGCGGAACTGAAAAACGGGGAAGTCTCAACATACACCCTCACCCCCGAAGCCCTGGGCATGCTCCGGGCAAAACCCGAAGACATCGAAGGCGGGTCCCCGAAAGAAAATGCCCGGGACCTCCTCTGCATCTTCAAGGGACAAATGGGGCCCAAGCGGGACCTTGTGATCCTGAACGCCGCTGCGGCCCTCTACGTCAGCGGGATCGTGGGCTCCATCAGGCAGGCAATCCCGATTGCCGAGGACGCCATTGACAGCGGGAAAGTCATGGTCAAGTTCAACCAGTTCAAAACTTTCACAGCCGAACTTCACGAACAGGGCAAAAAGCGGAGCACCCTCGAAGAAACCCTCATGCCGGCTTCCGGCACTCCTTCGTTAAGCCCCGCCTCCGGGGAAAAGGCATGA
- the trpA gene encoding tryptophan synthase subunit alpha: MTAGTGKPSISEKFAELKARGEGALVSYVMAGDPSPEATREIVAALARGGTDIIELGLPFSDPVADGPTIQAAGQRALAAGMDTERFFKLVEGLDSGIARIPLVCMTYYNLVFRYGIEKFVEGSAKAGISGLIIPDLPVEEASELRESCERHGLDLIFLIAPTTTGERVKKVLDRSSGFVYLVSRLGVTGTSSEVSGATKELLDRVETDIPKAVGFGVSNGSQAAEIRKAGADGVIVGSAFIKIIESGKNVNKRLETLARELKTGILEAGKSGE; this comes from the coding sequence ATGACAGCCGGAACCGGAAAACCGAGCATATCCGAAAAGTTTGCCGAACTGAAAGCAAGGGGGGAAGGAGCCCTGGTCAGCTACGTGATGGCAGGCGACCCATCTCCTGAAGCAACCCGGGAAATCGTTGCCGCTCTTGCAAGGGGCGGGACGGATATCATCGAACTGGGACTGCCCTTTTCGGACCCTGTTGCCGACGGCCCGACCATCCAGGCAGCAGGGCAGCGGGCGCTTGCAGCAGGCATGGACACGGAACGCTTTTTCAAGCTCGTTGAGGGGCTTGACAGCGGAATTGCCCGAATTCCCCTTGTGTGCATGACCTACTATAACCTGGTATTCAGGTACGGGATTGAGAAATTCGTAGAAGGTTCAGCGAAAGCAGGGATAAGCGGGCTGATAATTCCGGACCTGCCTGTCGAAGAAGCCTCCGAACTCAGGGAAAGCTGCGAGAGGCACGGGCTGGATCTTATCTTCCTGATCGCGCCCACCACCACCGGGGAAAGGGTGAAGAAGGTCCTGGACCGGAGTTCGGGTTTTGTCTACCTGGTCTCAAGGCTCGGGGTCACCGGCACAAGCAGCGAAGTTTCAGGGGCCACGAAGGAGCTGCTTGACAGGGTGGAAACCGACATCCCGAAAGCTGTCGGGTTCGGGGTTTCAAACGGCAGCCAGGCAGCTGAGATCAGAAAAGCCGGAGCTGACGGTGTGATTGTTGGCTCTGCATTTATCAAGATTATCGAATCCGGGAAGAACGTGAACAAAAGGCTGGAAACCCTGGCAAGGGAGCTGAAAACCGGGATCCTGGAAGCCGGCAAATCAGGAGAATAA
- the trpB gene encoding tryptophan synthase subunit beta, protein MKNPGHGKLSGQETGTNAGVKAQAKGKYGKYGGQYVPEVLMPALEELMEGYERYKNDPEFLKELDHYLKDFGGRETPLYFARNLSKKYGAKIYLKREDLVHGGAHKLNNAIGQAILAKYMGKTRLIAETGAGQHGTATAMVGANLGFDTVVYMGAKDIKRQQMNAYRMELMGTEVRPVESGSQTLKDAINEALRDWVTNVENTHYLIGSVVGPHPYPMIVRDFQSVIGREIKEQIMEKEGRLPDSLIACAGGGSNAMGMFYPFIDDREVRLIAVEAGGKALKRTEKAALHSASLCVGEEGVLHGARTKVLQDRNGQILESESVSAGLDYSGVGPELADLADSGRVTPRYVTDDKALEAFHELSRLEGIIPALESSHALAYLKKAAEAGELGELVVVNLSGRGDKDLETVFSKMKEA, encoded by the coding sequence ATCAAAAATCCGGGGCATGGAAAACTCTCCGGCCAGGAAACAGGGACAAATGCAGGGGTAAAGGCACAGGCAAAGGGAAAGTACGGCAAATACGGGGGCCAGTACGTTCCTGAAGTCCTGATGCCTGCCCTTGAAGAGCTGATGGAAGGGTACGAGCGGTACAAAAACGACCCGGAATTCCTGAAGGAACTGGACCATTACCTCAAGGATTTCGGAGGCAGGGAGACCCCGCTCTACTTTGCCAGGAACTTGAGCAAGAAATACGGGGCAAAAATCTACCTCAAGCGCGAAGACCTGGTGCACGGGGGTGCCCATAAGCTGAACAACGCAATCGGACAGGCGATCCTTGCAAAGTATATGGGGAAGACCCGGCTGATTGCCGAGACCGGAGCCGGGCAGCACGGGACTGCGACTGCGATGGTAGGAGCGAACCTGGGCTTCGATACCGTGGTGTACATGGGAGCAAAGGACATCAAGCGCCAGCAGATGAACGCTTACAGGATGGAACTCATGGGCACCGAAGTCCGGCCCGTGGAGTCGGGCTCGCAGACCCTCAAGGATGCAATCAACGAGGCGCTCCGCGACTGGGTTACGAACGTGGAGAACACACATTACCTGATCGGCTCGGTTGTTGGGCCGCACCCCTACCCCATGATCGTCAGGGACTTCCAGAGCGTGATCGGGCGCGAGATCAAGGAGCAGATCATGGAAAAGGAAGGGCGGCTTCCGGACTCCCTGATTGCCTGCGCCGGGGGCGGGAGCAATGCCATGGGGATGTTCTATCCTTTCATTGACGACAGGGAAGTCCGGCTGATTGCCGTCGAAGCCGGGGGAAAAGCCCTGAAGCGTACTGAAAAGGCAGCTCTCCACTCAGCTTCCCTCTGTGTTGGCGAAGAAGGTGTCCTGCACGGGGCCCGGACGAAAGTGCTTCAGGACAGGAACGGGCAGATCCTGGAATCAGAGTCCGTTTCCGCAGGACTCGACTACTCAGGGGTCGGCCCTGAACTAGCCGATCTTGCAGACAGCGGGAGGGTTACTCCCCGCTATGTTACGGACGACAAGGCCCTGGAAGCCTTCCACGAACTGAGCAGGCTTGAAGGGATCATTCCTGCCCTGGAATCCTCTCACGCGCTTGCCTACCTGAAAAAAGCCGCCGAAGCCGGGGAACTCGGGGAACTTGTGGTAGTAAACCTCTCGGGAAGAGGGGACAAGGACCTTGAAACTGTCTTCAGCAAGATGAAGGAGGCCTGA
- a CDS encoding indole-3-glycerol-phosphate synthase, protein MHVKIQQILDTTKTRIRAFGPEIRLGGMPECMQRRDFLSAVAVARAEGRVPVIAEVKPASPGKAFREILPGDAARLAWEMEEAGAVAISVLTEPEVFRGSLENLEAVRRTVCLPVLRKDFIIDRLQLEETQSDLILLIAGVLGENLLDFVDLALKKGFEPLVEVHNAEELELALDTPARVIGINNRNLETLEISLETTEKLAPLIREHDRKNGINHVIVSESGIRGTDDVCRVIDAGADAVLVGSVIMESESVFEKTKELVQSLAWRC, encoded by the coding sequence ATGCACGTTAAAATCCAGCAGATCCTCGATACAACAAAAACCCGCATAAGGGCTTTCGGACCGGAAATTAGACTTGGAGGGATGCCCGAATGTATGCAGAGGCGAGACTTCCTTTCGGCAGTAGCGGTTGCCAGAGCCGAAGGCAGGGTACCCGTGATTGCGGAGGTCAAGCCCGCTTCCCCGGGAAAAGCCTTCAGGGAGATCCTCCCCGGAGATGCTGCAAGACTGGCGTGGGAAATGGAGGAGGCTGGAGCTGTTGCGATTTCGGTCCTGACCGAACCCGAGGTGTTCCGGGGCTCGCTTGAAAACCTGGAAGCCGTCAGGAGGACGGTTTGTTTGCCGGTCCTTAGAAAGGATTTCATAATTGACAGGCTCCAGCTTGAGGAAACCCAGAGCGACCTCATCCTACTGATCGCAGGGGTCCTTGGGGAAAATCTCCTGGATTTCGTTGACCTCGCACTTAAAAAGGGATTCGAGCCGCTGGTGGAAGTCCACAATGCAGAGGAACTGGAACTGGCTCTCGATACCCCTGCAAGGGTAATCGGAATCAACAACCGGAACCTTGAAACCCTGGAGATCAGCCTTGAAACCACCGAAAAGCTTGCACCCCTGATCCGGGAACACGACCGGAAAAACGGGATAAATCACGTTATAGTGAGCGAGAGCGGGATCCGTGGGACGGATGACGTCTGCAGGGTAATCGATGCAGGGGCTGATGCGGTGCTGGTCGGGTCCGTAATAATGGAAAGCGAATCAGTTTTTGAAAAAACAAAAGAACTTGTCCAGAGCCTTGCCTGGCGCTGCTGA
- a CDS encoding M48 family metallopeptidase has protein sequence MQPLKIAYQAIKPLKNKWGNCSKTNQIRFNWRVVMAKMSIIDYVIVHELCHMKHKNHSKAFWKEVQKILPDYEERKEWLRVHGDLLKI, from the coding sequence ATCCAGCCCCTGAAAATAGCCTATCAAGCAATCAAGCCCCTGAAAAACAAGTGGGGGAACTGCTCAAAAACAAACCAGATCAGGTTCAACTGGCGGGTCGTTATGGCAAAGATGTCCATAATCGATTACGTCATAGTCCACGAACTCTGCCACATGAAGCATAAAAACCATTCAAAGGCTTTCTGGAAGGAGGTGCAGAAAATCCTGCCGGATTACGAAGAAAGAAAAGAATGGTTAAGGGTTCATGGGGATTTGCTGAAGATCTAA